In uncultured Ilyobacter sp., a genomic segment contains:
- a CDS encoding L-serine ammonia-lyase, iron-sulfur-dependent, subunit alpha, giving the protein MDSLRELFKIGNGPSSSHTMGPERAAKKFKTDNPDACSYRVELYGSLAATGKGHLTDWIIIETLKPKKTEILWKPEVSYEYHTNGMRFFSLDSEGNILKEWLVFSVGGGTIMEDGQARQGGSSIYPLGKMTEIMEWCSKNRKELWEYVEEMEGSSIWPFLEKIWEAMESCIKTGINKTGVLPGTLKYPRKAQSFYRKARRDNSRNGFIGKIFAYTLAVSEENGGGGRVVTAPTCGASGVIPGLLYALKEEYNLSEDEVLKGLAIAGLIGNIIKENATISGAEGGCQAEVGAACSMAAGMSTFLLGGSLKQIEYSAEIALEHHLGLTCDPVAGYVQIPCIERNAAAAVRALDAANYSLYTDGQHAVSFDQVVLTMKETGRDLKCEYKETSLGGLAKFNFDAEC; this is encoded by the coding sequence ATGGATTCTTTAAGAGAGCTTTTTAAAATTGGAAACGGGCCCTCAAGTTCACATACCATGGGACCAGAAAGAGCTGCAAAAAAATTTAAGACTGATAATCCAGATGCCTGTAGCTATAGAGTAGAGCTCTATGGTTCACTTGCAGCAACGGGAAAAGGGCATCTAACAGACTGGATAATCATAGAGACCTTAAAGCCAAAGAAAACAGAAATTTTGTGGAAACCAGAAGTGAGTTATGAATATCATACAAATGGTATGAGGTTTTTTTCTTTAGATTCTGAGGGAAATATATTGAAAGAATGGCTTGTTTTTTCTGTAGGTGGAGGAACCATTATGGAAGATGGTCAGGCAAGACAAGGTGGATCTAGTATATATCCTCTGGGAAAAATGACCGAAATCATGGAATGGTGCAGCAAAAATAGAAAAGAACTCTGGGAGTATGTGGAAGAGATGGAGGGAAGCTCTATATGGCCTTTCCTTGAAAAAATATGGGAAGCAATGGAAAGCTGTATAAAAACAGGAATCAATAAAACCGGTGTCCTTCCAGGAACACTGAAATATCCAAGAAAAGCTCAATCTTTTTACAGAAAAGCCAGAAGGGATAATTCAAGAAATGGTTTTATAGGAAAAATATTTGCATATACCCTTGCTGTATCTGAAGAAAACGGCGGGGGAGGAAGGGTTGTAACTGCTCCTACCTGCGGGGCTTCTGGAGTAATACCTGGACTTTTATATGCACTTAAAGAGGAGTATAATCTTTCAGAGGATGAAGTATTGAAGGGGCTTGCAATTGCAGGACTCATAGGAAATATAATAAAAGAAAATGCCACCATATCAGGAGCCGAAGGTGGATGTCAGGCAGAGGTAGGAGCGGCCTGTTCTATGGCGGCTGGGATGTCTACTTTTTTGTTGGGAGGCTCTCTGAAGCAGATAGAGTATTCTGCAGAGATAGCATTAGAACACCATCTAGGATTGACTTGTGATCCTGTTGCTGGGTATGTACAGATACCATGTATAGAAAGAAATGCAGCAGCAGCTGTTAGGGCACTTGACGCTGCTAACTATTCCCTCTATACAGATGGTCAGCACGCAGTATCCTTCGATCAGGTTGTCCTTACTATGAAAGAAACAGGAAGAGATCTGAAGTGTGAATATAAGGAAACATCCCTAGGTGGGCTTGCAAAATTTAATTTTGATGCAGAGTGTTAA
- the pth gene encoding aminoacyl-tRNA hydrolase, producing the protein MKLIVGLGNPGEKYSKTRHNIGFEVIDMLAEDLNISSFREKFQGLIGETTVKDEKVFLLKPQTFMNLSGNSINEVIKFYKIDPEEDLIVIYDDMDLDLGQLKIKVKGSPSGHNGIKSIISHIGENFIRLKCGIGKAKSREETINFVLGRFSKEESNEVEPMIENASKAARALVTAKDISRVMQKYNKKK; encoded by the coding sequence ATGAAGCTTATTGTTGGACTGGGAAATCCAGGAGAAAAGTATAGCAAGACAAGACATAACATAGGTTTTGAAGTGATAGATATGCTGGCAGAAGATCTTAATATCTCAAGTTTTAGAGAAAAATTTCAGGGGTTGATAGGGGAAACAACGGTGAAAGATGAGAAGGTATTTCTTTTAAAGCCCCAGACTTTTATGAATCTCAGCGGAAACTCAATAAATGAGGTCATAAAATTTTATAAAATAGACCCTGAAGAGGATCTCATAGTAATATATGATGATATGGATCTAGACCTTGGGCAGCTTAAGATAAAGGTGAAGGGAAGTCCTTCAGGACACAACGGTATAAAATCGATAATATCTCATATAGGGGAAAACTTTATAAGGTTAAAATGTGGGATAGGGAAGGCAAAATCCAGAGAAGAGACGATAAATTTTGTACTTGGAAGATTTTCTAAAGAGGAATCAAATGAGGTGGAGCCTATGATAGAAAATGCGTCCAAAGCCGCAAGGGCACTTGTTACCGCAAAAGACATAAGCAGAGTTATGCAGAAATACAATAAAAAGAAGTAA
- a CDS encoding MIP/aquaporin family protein, translating into MGVYLAEFIGTMILILLGNGVVANVVLNKSKGNNSGWIVITAGWGFAVAVAVYVTGWVSGAHINPAVTIALATIGAFDWGMVPGYIAAQVAGAFTGGVLVYLTYKQHYDETEDADGKLATFSTGPAISGAKWNAITEIIGAAMLVMGVLGITNGNNNVGPMAALLVGILVWSLGLSLGGPTGYAINPARDLGPRIAHALLPIKGKRDSDWAYAWIPVVAPIIGGIIGAQLYTACLSVWS; encoded by the coding sequence ATGGGAGTTTATTTAGCAGAGTTTATAGGTACGATGATTCTGATATTACTTGGTAACGGCGTAGTTGCAAATGTGGTTCTAAACAAGAGTAAGGGTAACAACAGTGGTTGGATAGTTATAACTGCCGGTTGGGGATTTGCGGTAGCTGTGGCAGTATATGTAACTGGATGGGTAAGTGGAGCTCACATCAATCCTGCAGTAACAATAGCACTTGCAACTATAGGAGCCTTTGACTGGGGAATGGTTCCAGGATATATAGCGGCTCAGGTAGCCGGGGCATTTACTGGAGGAGTACTTGTATATCTGACATATAAACAGCACTATGACGAAACAGAGGATGCAGACGGTAAACTTGCTACTTTTTCTACAGGTCCTGCAATAAGCGGAGCAAAGTGGAATGCAATAACTGAGATAATAGGTGCGGCTATGCTGGTTATGGGTGTACTAGGGATAACTAATGGAAACAACAACGTAGGACCTATGGCGGCTCTTCTAGTAGGTATACTTGTTTGGTCACTTGGTCTAAGTCTTGGAGGACCTACTGGATATGCTATAAACCCAGCAAGAGATTTAGGACCTAGAATAGCTCATGCCTTACTTCCTATAAAAGGAAAGAGAGACTCTGACTGGGCTTATGCATGGATTCCAGTAGTGGCTCCTATTATAGGAGGAATTATAGGGGCACAGCTATATACTGCATGCCTAAGTGTTTGGAGCTAG